One window of the Salvia splendens isolate huo1 chromosome 1, SspV2, whole genome shotgun sequence genome contains the following:
- the LOC121799530 gene encoding probable protein phosphatase 2C 34: protein MGHFSSMFNGLARSISSIKKTKNLEDNGDGKEAIKAMAKDAKKNELILRSSGVVNVDGSNNLASVYSKRGEKGVNQDCCIVWEEFGCQEDMIFCGIFDGHGQWGHFVAKNVRDSMPSSLLCNWQETLVEAAVDPDFDLGGQKKLQSFNIWKHSYLKTCAAIDQALEHHRKIDAFNSGTTALTIVREGDNVFLANVGDSRAVLGTPSDNGDMVAVQLTMDFKPNLPQEAERITQCNGRVYSLDEEPGVHRVWLPHEDSPGLAMSRAFGDYCIKNFGVISVPQVIHRHITSKDQFVVLATDGVWDVVSNEEAVQIVWECPERGKAAKRLVERAADGWRKKRRGIAMDDISAIVLFFHSSSSSSSPPHQFELVPKLN from the exons ATGGGGCATTTCTCTTCGATGTTCAATGGTCTGGCGAGGTCAATTTCTTCGATAAAGAAAACGAAGAATTTGGAGGATAACGGTGATGGGAAAGAGGCCATTAAAGCTATGGCGAAGGATGccaagaaaaatgagttgataCTGAGGTCATCAGGGGTTGTGAATGTTGATGGATCCAACAACTTGGCCTCTGTTTACTCAAAGAGGGGTGAGAAAGGTGTGAATCAAGATTGCTGTATTGTTTGGGAG GAATTTGGGTGTCAAGAAGACATGATCTTCTGTGGGATATTCGACGGGCATGGTCAGTGGGGGCATTTTGTGGCGAAGAATGTTAGAGACTCGATGCCTTCGTCTCTTCTCTGCAACTGGCAAGAAACACTTGTTGAGGCTGCAGTTGATCCTGATTTCGATTTGGGGGGTCAGAAGAAGCTCCAGAGCTTCAATATATGGAAGCATTCTTATCTGAAGACGTGTGCGGCAATTGATCAGGCGCTGGAGCACCACCGCAAGATTGATGCATTCAACAGCGGCACCACAGCATTGACAATTGTTAGAGAG GGAGACAATGTGTTCTTAGCAAACGTGGGAGACTCGCGTGCTGTGTTGGGTACGCCCAGTGATAATGGGGATATGGTGGCAGTGCAGCTTACCATGGATTTCAAGCCTAACCTACCTC AGGAGGCGGAGCGAATAACACAGTGCAACGGGAGAGTTTACAGCCTGGATGAAGAGCCAGGGGTTCATAGAGTGTGGCTGCCACATGAAGACTCCCCGGGGCTAGCAATGTCTCGGGCTTTCGGGGACTACTGCATCAAGAACTTCGGCGTCATTTCTGTGCCTCAAGTCATCCACAGACATATAACAAGTAAAGACCAGTTTGTAGTGCTGGCCACAGATGGG GTTTGGGATGTTGTATCGAATGAAGAAGCAGTGCAGATTGTGTGGGAGTGTCCGGAGCGGGGAAAAGCTGCAAAGCGGCTGGTGGAGCGGGCGGCTGATGGgtggaggaagaagagaaggggAATAGCTATGGATGATATATCAGCAATTGTACTGTTTTTtcattcatcttcttcttcttcttctcctcctcacCAATTTGAACTTGTACCTAAGCTCAACTGA